The following nucleotide sequence is from Micromonospora sp. WMMD1120.
CGGGTAGTGCTGGTCCACCAGCTCGCGCAGGCGCGGAATGTAGCGGACCGGCTGGTTGATCCAGCTCTCGTCCACGTAGGTCGGGTCCCAGAGCTGGCGGGTCGAGCGCAGCCGCAGCGCCTGGGTGTTGGCGTCGCCGGCCGCGTCGCCGAGCACGCCGGACTGCTGTGGGTAGAGGTGGACGTCGAAGTAGTCGAGGATGCGGGTGCCGTGCTGCTGCTCGTACTCGCGCATCCGGTCGAGGTACCACGGGCCGAGGTCCTGGCCGCCGTGCGCGGCCTTGTCCGGGGGGTTCGACCAGCAGCCGGTGCGCGAGCAGGTGTCCTGGTCGAGGCCCGAATAGAAGATCGAGTTCAGGCCCCAGCCGACCGGACCGAGCGTCTTCGCGCCGGGGTCGGCGGCCTTGATCGCGGCGGCGTACTCGTAGGTGCGGTCGCGTAGCTCGTCGTAGCCCAGCCCGGTCGGGCGGACGTCGCGGTGGGTGGAGTGCCACAGGTCCGGTTCGTTGTCCAGGTTGTAGAACTGCACTCCGCCGTCGGCGGCGGCGCCGAACCGCGACTTGAGGTGGTTGACGAAGTCGGTGGCGTACTCCGGACCGACGGCGACGCTGGTGTCCGTCGGGTCGTTGCCGGTGACCAGCGACCCGTCCGGCTTCTTGCCGTTGCCGCAGTCCGGCGCCCATTGGTCGGTGGACTCCTGCGGGCCGTACTTGGCCACGCTGAAGCCACACGCCCGCGACCGGTCCTTGGCGATCCAGCCGAGCATCGGCATCGTCATGACCGTGGCGGCCCCGATGGCCTTGTTCTGCTGCACGAACCGGTCGCTCTCGGAGCCCGCAGGGAGGTCGTCGGGGTTCGGGTTCTCGTTGGGGATGTTCTCGAAGTACCAGTCCGCCGCGCGGTTGGTGGTGTCGGCACGGAAGTTGTAGCGGGTGGTGGCGTTGCCGCCGTAGCGGTGCACCGGCAGCCGCAGGTCGCGGGCGAGCGCCTCGTCGGCGAAGTTCATGCCGTAGATGTACGGACTGATCTGGTGCCGGGCGGCGGTGGTGTCGACGGCCAGCGCGGGACCGGGCGCGGCCAGGGCGGGCTGCGGCAGGGCCAGACCGCCGAGAGCCGTGGCGAGCACGACGGGGAGTAGAGCGGTGGTGGTTCGCACGAGCATTCCTTTCGGATAGAAGCTCGACGATGGGAGCGCTTCCACAGCGTTCCGCTTTCCGGCCGCCGCGTCAACGCCGGGCGGCGCCTCCGGCGACCCGGGACAGGAGCAGGCCACCGGCGGCGAGGGCGGTCCCGGCGGCGGCGGCGTACGCAGGGAGCTGGGCGGGGATGCCCAGGTGGACCGTGATGCCGAGGATCCGGGACAGGCCCCAAGGCAGCAGCGCGAGCTGGTCGTTCCACACCGTCAGCGCGCGTTCCAGGCCCACCGCCGAGACCACCGCGGACAGCACGCCGAGGGGCACGCCGACGGCGGTGAGGGTCAGCCCGACGGCGCTTCGACGGCGCAGGCCGTACCGGTCCCGCAGGACCACGGCGGTGACCACGAACAGCCAGCAGAACGCCGCGAAGGCGACGGTGACGTACGCCGCGCGCGGACTCGGCGCGGTCCAGAAGGCGAACCAGTAGCCGCCCGGCCCGCTCCAGGCAAGCGCCGCCAGCAGCAGCACGCTGCGCAGCAGCGCGACCCCACCGACGACGGCCCACAGGTGGAACGGCTCCCGGCGGCCGACGACCAGGCGTACGACGAGGGCGAACAGCGCCCACCCACCGAGGGTGACCAGCAGGTGCGCCGGAGCGGCGAACCAGGTCAGCACGAGGCGGCTCGCCACCAGCGCCACGGTCGGGACCAGCCACACCAACACCCGGTCCGTCCGTGTCGGGGGCGCCGGCAGGGTGGCGACCCGCCACGGCCGGAGCGCGCCGAGCAGCAACCCACGGGCGGCGGCCGCGCCGAATCCGCGCCTGCGCAGGCCGAGCAGCGCCACCAGCAGGATCGCCCCGAGCGTCGCCCGCGCCGCCCAGGCCATCGCCGGGTCCCGGTCGGCGCGGCGCGCCCCGAGGTCGGCGGCGGTGAAGTTGTACGCCGGCAGGTCCAGGTCGCCGCCGTAGCGCTGCCGGTGGACGTCGCGCGCGTGGTGGTAGGACGCGGTGGCCGCCCGCCAGTCGTGACGGGCGGCCGGTGAGCCGGTGTCCAGCCACTGCGTGTGCCGCAGCACCATGGTCCGGTACGCGCTCAGCGTCTCGAACAGGTTGACCTGGTAGTCGAGGGTCGCGGTGAAGCGCGTGCGCAGCTCGGCGTCGCGCCAGGTCGCCGGCTCGGTCGCGGTGACGAGGTCGCGCATGCGCCGGGCCAGCGCGACGGCCTCCTCGCCCTCCTCGATCGCCGCGTCGACACGGTCGCCGGTCACCGCGTAGATGCTGCCCAGCGCGGCGGAGTCACCGGTCAGGATGTCCCACTCGAAGATCCACATCATCGGCGGCGGTTCCAGCCCGAGAGCCCGCACGGACCGGTCGGCGTACGGTCCGACGTAGAGTCCCTTGCTCACCGCCTGCCGGGACAGCGCCATGGCCTGCCCGATCGCGGCGACGGTGGCCGGGTCGTCGGAGAAGGTGCGGTACGCCCAGTCCGCCGTGATCCGCGCCGGGTCGACGTCCGGGTCCCAGGCCAGGCGGCCGACGGCGTACGTGTTGAGGTCGTAGAGCTGCCAGAACCCGGCGCGCAGGTACAGCGACATCGGTCCGGCGCGCAGTGGCCCGCCGTCCTGGGTCCAGTTCCAGACGCCCTCGACGTTGGGGTTGGCGGCGAGGAAGGCGCGCAGCGCCTGGCGGTGCAGCGGGCCGAGGTCGTTGGGGAGTGAGCCGAACGCCTCGAACTCGCGCCGCGCCTGGAACTCGACGATGCGGCGGTGCCCGCCGCCCAGCAGCGTGGTGTTCAGCGGTAGGTGGCTGTAGAAGTCGCCGAGTGTGTACTTCGTGGACACGATCAGGTGCCTGTCGTCGAGCCCGCCGAGGACCTGCGCGTACGACAGCGGGTTGGTGTGCAGGTCGCCGACGGCGCCGACGCCCACCGTCCAGGTACGGAAGATGATCTCTTTCCCGGCGGGGCCGGCGGTGTCCAGCAACGCCCGCAGCATCGCCCGCACCGAGGCTTCCGTGGTGACGGCGAGCTTCGAGGAGTAGTCCCAGCCGGCGCCGGCGTACACCGCGCCGCCCTCGCCGACGCGGACCATCAGGCCGTCGACGAACGGCATGCTCTCGAACAGCTCGGCCAGACCGGCCTGGTAGACCGCCCACAATCGAGGGTCGGACGTGTCGAGACCCCCTACGGTCCGCGTCAGGTAGTCCTCCAGCGGGGGCGACACCGCGAGCATGTCGGTCAGCAGGAAGACGCGTACGCCCATCTCCTCGGCGTACCGGAAGACCGGGCCGAACGCCGCGACCATCGCCCGTGCCCGGTCCACGTGCGGGTCGCCGGGCGGGTAGACGGCGCGGCCGTCGCCGACCGACGCGAAGGTGACGTACTCCAGGAAGCCGGGTACCACGATCCCGTTGAATCCCTGGGCCACCGAGTGGTCGACGAACTGCCGGAACTGCGCGTCGAGGCGGGCCACCGCGGCGGCGTCCACCCACGGGGCGCGGGGCAGCACCGCCGGCTGGACGATGTCGGTGTTGAGGCCGTAGTCGTCGCCGGCGGCGAAGACGGCCGGGTCGGGTTCGCGCCCCACCGAGCCCGCGTCGGTCAGCCGTAGACCGAGCCGGGGGGTGATCACCCGACCCGCGTCCGCCGCCGGAAGGATCTCGGCGCCGGAGCGGATCCGGTCGGCCAGCCGGTACAGGCCGGCCGCCACGCCCGCGACGTCGCCACCCTGGACGGTCAGTTCGCTACCGCGCACGTCGAGCCGGTACGACTCGGCTGGTCCGCCGAGTGCTGCCGGTACGTCGGCCCGCAGCGTGCGTACCGTCGAGAGGTTCGGAGCCGCGCCGGTGGTCGGCGCTGTCAGCGCGGACTCGGCCGGCGCGGACGGGGTGAGCGCCGGCCGGGGCAGGCCACGGGAGGCGACCGCGTCGGCGACGGCGGTCGCGGCCTTCCTGACCCGCGGCTCGTCGGGCACGACGAGGGACGCCAACGGTGGGACCGGGGCGGGGGTCCGCGCGGGCGCGGCGACCGCGTCCTCGCGTGGCACCGCGGCGGGGCTGTGGCTCAGTCCCAGCGTGTCGCCGACTGTCCAGGCCGTGGCCGCGCCGAGCGCCACCAGGACCGCCGCGGCGATGAGCAGCGGGTACGGCCTGCGGGCCGCAACAACGTGAGCCACGCTCGCATGGTAGCGGCCGCACCGGCCGCTGTCCCTCGTCTGGGCTGGTCAGCGTGGGTGGCGATCGGCCGGTGCCTATCTACGTCAATTCGTGGTAACCCCG
It contains:
- a CDS encoding glycoside hydrolase family 44 protein, which codes for MRTTTALLPVVLATALGGLALPQPALAAPGPALAVDTTAARHQISPYIYGMNFADEALARDLRLPVHRYGGNATTRYNFRADTTNRAADWYFENIPNENPNPDDLPAGSESDRFVQQNKAIGAATVMTMPMLGWIAKDRSRACGFSVAKYGPQESTDQWAPDCGNGKKPDGSLVTGNDPTDTSVAVGPEYATDFVNHLKSRFGAAADGGVQFYNLDNEPDLWHSTHRDVRPTGLGYDELRDRTYEYAAAIKAADPGAKTLGPVGWGLNSIFYSGLDQDTCSRTGCWSNPPDKAAHGGQDLGPWYLDRMREYEQQHGTRILDYFDVHLYPQQSGVLGDAAGDANTQALRLRSTRQLWDPTYVDESWINQPVRYIPRLRELVDQHYPGTKIAMTEYNWGGFGSLNGALTQADVLGIFGREGLDLAALWTAPTADQPVSNAFRIYRNYDGAGGAFGETSVRASSADQGKLAVYAAERSADKALTVVVVNKTGEDLTSPVALTGASASTAQVYRYSAADLTRVVREADQPVTASGLTTTFPANSITHLVLPRDTTPGDTEAPTTPGTPAAGTTTSDSVALTWTPSTDDTAVTGYDVHRVDASGTVKVGSATGTAYTVTGLTPDTSYTFVVTARDAAGNVSAASPGLTVRTAPTAPTGGCAVGYAANSWPGGFTATVTIKNTGATAIDGWTLAFDFPTAGQKVSQGWSATWKQNGTSVTADSMSWNGRLAPGASTSIGFNGTWSGTNPAPTAFTLNGQRCG